From the Stigmatella erecta genome, one window contains:
- the sctU gene encoding type III secretion system export apparatus subunit SctU has product MSDEKTEEPSQKKLDDARKKGQVWKSKDLTGVFVFLVGLGAVKGMWETIVEELKTLFLFTFQYISQPEELARATTNAMSMAVRTTLFLTLPVVAGGAIIAGLVEFLQVGALFTMDPLIPKLEKLNPIQGIKNMFSKKTLVEMIKNLVKIGVAGYVVFGVVRDMLDMLLQTVRMDTDGLIAVMGEMVYRVCTRVALVFLLFSIFDIWWQRKAFMKEMMMSKDDVKKEYKESEGDPHHKAHRKQMHQEIMEGAQMEAVKDADVIVTNPDHVAVALQYDRDKDAAPRVLAKGIDFKAERIKALARESDVPLLRNVPLAHALLRVDVGQDIPEELYDAVAEVLNFVYGLKTGAGAGAHS; this is encoded by the coding sequence ATGTCCGACGAGAAAACAGAGGAACCGAGTCAAAAGAAGCTCGATGACGCCCGGAAGAAGGGCCAGGTCTGGAAGAGCAAGGACCTGACGGGCGTGTTCGTCTTCCTCGTGGGCCTGGGTGCCGTGAAGGGCATGTGGGAGACGATTGTCGAGGAGCTGAAGACGCTCTTCCTCTTCACCTTCCAGTACATCTCCCAGCCGGAGGAGCTGGCGCGCGCCACCACCAACGCCATGTCGATGGCGGTGCGCACCACGCTGTTTCTCACGCTGCCGGTGGTGGCCGGCGGGGCCATCATCGCGGGGCTGGTGGAGTTTCTCCAGGTGGGGGCGCTCTTCACCATGGACCCGCTGATTCCCAAGCTCGAGAAGCTCAATCCCATCCAGGGCATCAAGAACATGTTCTCCAAGAAGACCTTGGTGGAGATGATCAAGAACCTGGTGAAGATCGGCGTCGCGGGCTACGTGGTCTTCGGCGTCGTGCGGGACATGCTCGACATGCTGCTCCAGACGGTGCGCATGGACACCGACGGGCTGATCGCGGTGATGGGCGAGATGGTCTACCGGGTCTGCACGCGCGTGGCGCTCGTCTTCCTGCTCTTCTCCATTTTCGACATCTGGTGGCAGCGCAAGGCCTTCATGAAGGAAATGATGATGTCGAAGGACGACGTCAAGAAGGAGTACAAGGAGAGCGAAGGCGACCCGCACCACAAGGCGCACCGCAAGCAGATGCACCAGGAAATCATGGAGGGGGCGCAGATGGAGGCCGTCAAGGACGCCGACGTCATCGTCACCAACCCCGACCACGTGGCGGTGGCCCTCCAGTACGACCGGGACAAGGACGCGGCCCCCCGGGTGCTCGCCAAGGGCATCGACTTCAAGGCCGAGCGCATCAAGGCCCTCGCGCGCGAGTCGGACGTGCCCCTGCTGCGCAACGTGCCGCTGGCGCACGCGCTCTTGCGCGTGGACGTGGGCCAGGACATCCCCGAGGAGCTGTACGACGCGGTGGCCGAGGTCCTCAACTTCGTCTACGGGCTGAAGACCGGGGCGGGGGCGGGGGCGCACTCATGA
- a CDS encoding flagellar biosynthetic protein FliR, with amino-acid sequence MNNVQEAFARLIEQSNLSLMIFTIGLLMCRIMPVLIFSPFLGGEVVPPEVRMGVGVTLSLVLFPSVADRMGALPTSALPYIALLLKEVFIGVSLAFIVNIIFDAARVAGTLVDTMAGSNNAQLYVPQLGQQVSLFSSLKVQLSVVLFLTLDGHHIVISALADSFAIVPLDSFPKFSRGTWAFFDVVSRAFANLLAISLALAAPQMLSAFLTDLAMGAVNRVAPNLQVFFIAMAIKPMVSVLIAALALHLLIGRFQAEFVHMLELLQRAVHLLA; translated from the coding sequence ATGAACAACGTCCAGGAAGCCTTCGCCCGGCTCATCGAACAGTCGAACCTGTCGCTGATGATCTTCACGATAGGGCTGCTGATGTGCCGCATCATGCCCGTGCTCATCTTCTCGCCCTTCCTGGGGGGCGAGGTGGTGCCGCCCGAGGTGCGCATGGGCGTGGGCGTCACCTTGTCGCTGGTGCTCTTTCCCTCGGTGGCGGACCGGATGGGAGCGCTGCCCACCAGCGCGCTGCCCTACATCGCGCTGTTGCTCAAGGAGGTGTTCATCGGCGTGTCGCTGGCGTTCATCGTCAACATCATCTTCGACGCGGCGCGCGTGGCGGGCACCCTGGTGGACACCATGGCGGGCAGTAACAACGCCCAGCTCTACGTGCCCCAGTTGGGGCAGCAAGTCTCGCTCTTCTCCAGCCTCAAGGTGCAGCTGTCCGTGGTGTTGTTCCTCACGCTGGATGGGCACCACATCGTCATCTCGGCGCTGGCGGACAGCTTCGCCATCGTCCCGCTCGACAGCTTTCCGAAGTTCAGCCGGGGCACATGGGCCTTCTTCGACGTGGTGAGCCGGGCCTTCGCCAACCTGCTGGCCATCAGCCTGGCGCTGGCGGCCCCGCAGATGCTCTCCGCGTTCCTCACGGACCTGGCCATGGGCGCCGTCAACCGCGTGGCGCCCAACCTCCAGGTCTTCTTCATCGCCATGGCCATCAAGCCCATGGTGTCGGTGCTCATCGCGGCGCTCGCGCTGCACCTGCTCATCGGACGGTTCCAGGCGGAGTTCGTCCACATGTTGGAGCTGCTCCAACGCGCCGTGCATCTGCTGGCCTGA
- the fliQ gene encoding flagellar biosynthesis protein FliQ: protein MHQLSVITQQALFLVLIVSAPPVLISLIVGFIIALFQATTQIQEQTLTFAPKVVIVFIVLAMAGPWIGHQLLRFTFHVFDRFPALING, encoded by the coding sequence GTGCACCAACTGTCCGTCATCACCCAGCAGGCCCTGTTCCTGGTGCTCATCGTCTCGGCGCCGCCGGTGCTCATCAGCCTCATCGTGGGCTTCATCATCGCCCTGTTCCAGGCCACCACGCAGATTCAAGAGCAGACGCTGACGTTCGCGCCCAAGGTCGTCATCGTCTTCATCGTGCTGGCCATGGCGGGGCCGTGGATCGGCCACCAGCTCCTGCGCTTCACCTTCCACGTCTTCGACCGGTTCCCCGCCCTCATCAACGGATGA
- the sctR gene encoding type III secretion system export apparatus subunit SctR, whose translation MRPSSVRPLLSSRIIPWLFATAAALQPAVALAQRRRGGGDDIPDSVVQAATSNESFASRPLILILALAALSLVPFMLMMVTSFVKISVVLSIVRSALGTQQIPPTQVITGLAVILTVYIMAPVGQEMYKAAKVDIWAKGPSLLSSETVGTLLEAADRSKEPLRDFLVKKVKNKDRALFFHLAKKMRKAEDRKDIGDRDFMIIIPAFVVSELKEAFQIGFLLFVPFIVIDMVVANILLALGMHMLSPTTISMPFKLLLFVLVDGWYLIAKGLVVGYL comes from the coding sequence GTGAGACCTTCGTCCGTCCGACCGCTCCTGTCGTCTCGAATCATCCCCTGGCTCTTCGCCACCGCGGCCGCGCTTCAGCCGGCGGTGGCGCTGGCGCAGCGCCGCCGAGGGGGCGGGGACGACATCCCCGACAGCGTCGTCCAGGCCGCCACGAGCAACGAGTCGTTCGCCTCGCGGCCGCTCATCCTCATCCTGGCGCTGGCGGCCCTGTCGCTCGTGCCGTTCATGCTGATGATGGTGACGAGCTTCGTGAAAATCTCGGTGGTGCTCTCCATCGTCCGCTCGGCGCTGGGCACCCAGCAGATTCCGCCCACGCAGGTCATCACCGGCCTGGCCGTCATCCTCACCGTCTACATCATGGCCCCGGTGGGCCAGGAGATGTACAAGGCCGCCAAGGTGGACATCTGGGCCAAGGGCCCCAGCCTCCTGTCCTCGGAGACGGTGGGCACGCTCCTGGAAGCCGCCGACCGCTCGAAGGAGCCGCTGCGCGACTTCCTGGTGAAGAAGGTGAAGAACAAGGACCGGGCCCTGTTCTTCCACCTCGCCAAGAAGATGCGCAAGGCGGAGGACCGCAAGGACATCGGGGACCGGGACTTCATGATCATCATCCCGGCCTTCGTGGTGTCCGAATTGAAGGAGGCCTTCCAGATAGGCTTCCTGCTCTTCGTGCCCTTCATCGTCATCGACATGGTGGTGGCGAACATCCTCCTGGCGCTGGGCATGCACATGCTCTCGCCGACCACCATCTCCATGCCGTTCAAGCTGCTCTTGTTCGTGCTGGTGGACGGCTGGTACCTCATCGCCAAGGGCCTGGTCGTCGGCTACCTGTAG
- a CDS encoding flagellar biosynthetic protein FliO: protein MRPLVACGWLLIAPSLAAAQAVSSPPPAAPAQPPAAAQAPTALPPEPAALEAPPPAAPAAPAASSPTAVSELPDPFAAEAVPEEPESMGWTLVRTLLLLAAVVASIYLTLNVGLRRLMGLQGVPVGRPSVVAVLERLPLDQRRTLFVLKAADEYLLVGGGEGGLQLLSKLDAAAVERIRAERPPAPAIPLSPFLQKLLSRRTGSTPPRS from the coding sequence GTGCGCCCCCTCGTGGCCTGTGGCTGGTTGTTGATCGCGCCGTCGCTCGCCGCGGCGCAGGCGGTCTCCTCACCGCCGCCGGCGGCCCCCGCGCAGCCCCCGGCGGCCGCGCAGGCGCCCACGGCCCTGCCTCCGGAGCCCGCGGCCCTCGAGGCCCCGCCTCCGGCCGCGCCCGCGGCCCCGGCGGCGTCCTCCCCCACGGCGGTCAGCGAACTGCCGGATCCGTTCGCCGCCGAGGCCGTCCCGGAGGAGCCCGAGAGCATGGGGTGGACGCTGGTGCGCACGCTGCTGCTGCTCGCCGCGGTGGTGGCCTCCATCTACCTGACGCTCAACGTGGGGCTGCGGCGGTTGATGGGGCTGCAGGGCGTGCCGGTGGGGCGCCCCTCCGTCGTCGCCGTCCTGGAGCGCCTGCCGCTGGACCAGCGCCGGACGCTCTTCGTGTTGAAGGCGGCGGACGAGTACCTCCTGGTGGGGGGCGGGGAGGGGGGCCTTCAGCTCCTGTCCAAGCTCGATGCCGCGGCGGTCGAGCGCATCCGCGCCGAGCGTCCGCCGGCGCCCGCCATTCCCTTGAGCCCCTTCCTTCAAAAGCTCCTCTCCCGCCGCACCGGCTCCACGCCGCCGCGTTCCTGA